The Flavobacterium marginilacus genome window below encodes:
- the uvrC gene encoding excinuclease ABC subunit UvrC yields the protein MINSNVALQIQTLPDGPGVYQYYDKEGKILYVGKAKNLKKRVASYFNKIHDTAKTNVLVKKIVTIKHIVVPTETDALLLENNLIKTLLPRYNVLLKDDKSYPWLCIKKEPFSRIFATRRMVKDGSEYFGPYTNFKTVHTILDLIKELYPLRTCNYDLNQSNIDNGKFKVCLEFHIGNCKGPCEGFETLEHYQKQVDAIREILKGNFKESMRDFKRLMTSLAQDMRFEEAQKIKEKIEILENYQSRSTIVNPKITNIDVFSIVSDESAAFVNFLQISHGSIIRSHTMEIKKKLEETDEELLELAIIELRERFQLLSKEVIVPFEVDLGEKIKITVPQLGDKKQILDLSIRNAKFYRIEQLKQLQIVDPDRHTNRIMAQMKSDLRLPVEPRHIECFDNSNIQGTNPVAACVVFKDGKPSKKDYRHFNVKTVVGPDDFASMEEIVYRRYKRLLDESEPLPNLIIIDGGKGQLSSALKSIDALGLRGKIAIIGIAKRLEELFYPGDSIPLYLDKKSETLKVIQQLRNEAHRFGITFHRDKRSKSALNSSIESIPGIGEKTMLTLIQHFKSVKRLKLATEKEISEVVGVSKAKKITDFYNKNT from the coding sequence ATGATCAACTCTAATGTAGCCCTGCAAATACAAACCCTGCCCGATGGTCCCGGGGTGTATCAATATTATGACAAGGAAGGGAAAATTTTATATGTCGGAAAAGCCAAGAATCTTAAAAAAAGGGTTGCTTCCTACTTTAATAAAATTCATGATACGGCAAAGACCAATGTGCTTGTAAAGAAAATTGTTACTATCAAACACATAGTTGTGCCTACAGAAACAGATGCGCTTTTATTAGAAAATAATCTGATAAAAACGCTTTTGCCAAGATATAATGTGCTATTGAAAGATGATAAAAGCTACCCTTGGCTATGTATCAAGAAAGAACCTTTTTCCCGGATTTTTGCCACCCGAAGAATGGTCAAGGACGGATCGGAATATTTTGGACCTTATACCAATTTCAAAACAGTGCACACGATTCTGGATTTAATAAAGGAACTTTATCCGTTAAGAACCTGCAACTATGATTTGAATCAGAGTAATATTGACAATGGTAAATTCAAAGTATGTCTGGAATTTCATATCGGTAATTGCAAAGGACCTTGTGAAGGTTTTGAAACATTAGAACATTATCAAAAGCAGGTTGATGCCATCCGTGAAATACTAAAAGGAAATTTCAAGGAGAGCATGAGAGATTTTAAACGTTTGATGACCAGTCTGGCGCAGGATATGCGATTTGAAGAAGCACAGAAAATAAAGGAAAAAATAGAAATTCTCGAGAATTATCAATCCCGTTCTACTATTGTAAATCCTAAGATTACCAATATTGATGTTTTTTCGATAGTTTCGGATGAGAGTGCAGCTTTTGTCAATTTTCTTCAGATATCACATGGTTCAATCATTCGATCCCATACAATGGAAATCAAGAAGAAACTTGAAGAAACGGATGAAGAATTATTAGAATTGGCAATTATTGAACTTAGAGAACGTTTCCAATTACTATCCAAAGAAGTTATTGTTCCGTTTGAAGTAGATTTAGGTGAAAAAATAAAGATTACGGTACCGCAGCTGGGGGATAAAAAACAAATATTGGATTTGTCGATTCGTAACGCCAAATTCTACAGAATTGAACAGCTGAAACAATTACAGATAGTAGACCCAGACCGTCATACCAACAGAATAATGGCACAGATGAAAAGCGATCTGCGTTTGCCGGTAGAACCAAGACATATAGAATGTTTTGATAATTCGAACATTCAGGGAACTAATCCTGTTGCTGCCTGTGTGGTGTTCAAGGACGGAAAACCCAGTAAGAAAGATTACAGGCATTTTAATGTGAAAACCGTAGTGGGTCCTGACGATTTTGCTTCGATGGAAGAAATTGTCTATCGCCGTTACAAAAGACTGCTGGATGAAAGTGAACCTTTGCCTAACCTGATTATCATTGACGGTGGAAAAGGACAATTGTCATCGGCCTTAAAAAGTATTGATGCTTTGGGACTGCGGGGTAAAATTGCTATTATAGGAATTGCAAAAAGACTTGAAGAATTATTCTATCCAGGAGATTCCATTCCATTGTATTTAGATAAAAAGTCGGAAACCTTGAAAGTTATTCAGCAGCTGCGAAATGAAGCACACCGTTTTGGGATAACATTTCATAGGGATAAAAGAAGTAAATCGGCACTAAATTCTTCGATTGAAAGCATTCCGGGAATCGGCGAAAAAACAATGCTTACCTTGATTCAGCATTTTAAAAGTGTAAAAAGATTGAAACTGGCGACAGAAAAAGAAATTTCGGAGGTTGTAGGTGTATCAAAAGCCAAAAAAATTACCGACTTTTACAATAAAAATACTTAA
- a CDS encoding succinylglutamate desuccinylase/aspartoacylase family protein: MKDTKPLIIFGEIVLPGESKTIQLEIARLHTTTKLTIPIIVKRSKLEGPVVLFSAGIHGDEFNGIEIVRQLITKKINKPKKGTIICIPIVNIYGFINKSREFPDGRDLNRVFPGSKKGSLASRFAYHILSDIMPLVDYAVDFHAGGAGRFNAPQIRLTPNNPSVQLLADAFNAPFTLFSKNIAGSFRSASEKLNVKMLLFEGGKSLDINHEVAQEGINGVKRLLKHLDMLDSKHHAPTQKKPTIYIEKSGWLRAKCSGLLIDNNLVGEFVKKGTVLGMITDPFGKFERKIKAPNDGYVLNANHSPIVYQGDAIYHLSNTAEEDSE, from the coding sequence ATGAAAGACACAAAACCATTAATAATTTTTGGCGAAATTGTTTTGCCGGGAGAAAGCAAAACCATTCAGCTGGAAATAGCCCGATTGCATACCACTACCAAACTGACGATTCCAATAATTGTAAAACGTTCCAAATTAGAAGGACCTGTAGTGCTTTTTTCGGCAGGGATTCATGGTGACGAGTTTAATGGGATCGAAATCGTGAGACAGCTCATTACAAAAAAAATAAATAAGCCCAAAAAAGGAACCATCATTTGCATACCCATTGTAAACATTTATGGCTTTATCAACAAATCCAGAGAGTTTCCGGATGGAAGAGATTTGAACCGTGTTTTCCCTGGAAGTAAAAAAGGATCACTGGCCAGCCGGTTTGCCTATCATATTCTTTCCGACATTATGCCTCTTGTAGATTATGCTGTCGATTTTCATGCTGGCGGTGCAGGCCGCTTTAACGCCCCTCAGATCAGGCTTACGCCAAATAACCCCAGCGTGCAGCTATTAGCCGATGCTTTTAATGCGCCTTTTACCTTATTCTCAAAAAATATAGCGGGTTCGTTTCGAAGTGCAAGCGAAAAACTGAATGTGAAAATGCTGCTGTTTGAAGGCGGGAAATCATTAGACATAAATCATGAGGTGGCACAGGAAGGCATCAATGGAGTAAAGCGTCTTTTGAAACATTTAGATATGCTGGATTCAAAACATCATGCTCCCACACAAAAAAAACCAACAATTTATATTGAAAAATCGGGCTGGCTGCGTGCTAAATGTTCGGGTCTGCTCATCGATAATAATCTGGTTGGAGAATTTGTAAAAAAAGGAACCGTTTTAGGAATGATAACCGATCCTTTTGGAAAATTTGAACGAAAAATAAAAGCTCCAAATGACGGTTATGTACTCAATGCCAATCACTCACCCATCGTGTATCAAGGAGATGCTATTTACCATCTTTCGAACACTGCCGAAGAAGACAGCGAGTAA
- a CDS encoding lipoprotein signal peptidase, translating to MSLVKAYLLIVLILLVDQVSKIYVKTNFILGEEVHVFNWFQIHFIENEGMAWGTKIPGEYGKLILTVFRLFAVTGIGYWLWDSAERKKGSNYLIVAIALIFAGALGNIIDSVFYGVIFDNSHQQLATLFSDNPYGTWLNGQVVDMFYFPFVKDYPMPEWVPYFGGRNFTFFNAIFNIADMAISTGVGILIVFNKKAFQKHP from the coding sequence ATGTCATTAGTAAAAGCATACTTACTTATTGTTCTTATATTGTTAGTAGATCAAGTATCTAAAATATATGTAAAAACAAATTTTATTTTAGGGGAAGAGGTTCATGTATTCAATTGGTTTCAGATTCATTTTATCGAAAATGAAGGAATGGCTTGGGGAACTAAAATACCTGGAGAATATGGAAAATTAATCCTGACTGTTTTTAGGCTTTTTGCGGTAACAGGAATTGGCTATTGGCTGTGGGACTCTGCAGAAAGAAAGAAAGGTTCAAATTATCTTATTGTTGCCATAGCTTTAATATTTGCAGGTGCATTAGGAAACATAATTGATTCCGTTTTTTACGGAGTTATTTTTGATAACAGTCATCAGCAGCTCGCTACTCTGTTTTCAGACAATCCTTATGGAACCTGGCTGAACGGGCAGGTAGTTGATATGTTTTACTTTCCTTTTGTAAAGGACTATCCAATGCCGGAATGGGTTCCTTACTTTGGCGGACGTAATTTTACTTTTTTTAATGCCATTTTCAACATTGCCGATATGGCCATATCTACTGGAGTTGGTATTTTGATAGTATTTAATAAAAAAGCTTTTCAGAAACATCCATAA
- a CDS encoding TraR/DksA family transcriptional regulator has translation MVDEVARYSDADLAEFKEIIQNKIVKAQADLDLIKSAYMNDLNNGTDDTSPTFKAFEEGSEIMSKEANSQLAIRQEKFIRDLKSALFRVENKTYGVCRITGKLIGKERLKIVPHATMSIEAKNLQR, from the coding sequence ATGGTAGATGAAGTAGCAAGATACTCTGACGCTGATTTAGCAGAGTTTAAGGAAATCATTCAGAATAAAATCGTAAAGGCTCAGGCTGATTTGGATTTGATTAAGAGCGCCTACATGAATGACCTTAACAACGGTACGGATGATACATCTCCAACGTTCAAAGCATTCGAAGAGGGGAGCGAAATAATGTCTAAAGAAGCTAACTCGCAGTTAGCCATTCGTCAGGAAAAGTTTATACGGGATTTGAAGAGTGCATTATTCAGAGTAGAAAACAAAACGTACGGTGTATGCAGAATCACCGGAAAATTAATTGGAAAAGAAAGACTAAAAATTGTTCCTCACGCTACAATGAGCATCGAGGCAAAAAATCTTCAGAGATAA
- a CDS encoding pyridoxal-dependent decarboxylase — translation MLYWKKLSQKERQARIEKALEENVNFTLDTSLGYPASKLDSKVYYEEASFLADAPTLKTYVANPNHIGCHTLGSSEKAFKGTQEMEREVLDVLAADIFKAQPKSYDGYISPGGTEANIQAVWMYRNYFIDKLGANPYEIAILASEDTHYSIPKASNILMLDWLKVPVDFETREIDTFRLENIIIKAKKQGKKYFIIISNMGTTMFGAIDNPNDYVQVLEKHHLIYKIHLDAAYGGFIYPFSNRDSELNFENPKISSITIDAHKMLQAPYGTGIFLCRKGLIENVLTKEAEYIEGMDLTLCGSRSGSNAVATWMILFAYGPFGWCEKIRVLQMRTQWLCDQLDELGVAYFREPFMNIVTIQAQFIKESLVKKFDLVPQKHNGENSWYKIVIMDHVEVDHLSTFIDDLKKTLYVKKNITDKV, via the coding sequence ATGCTGTATTGGAAAAAGTTATCCCAAAAAGAAAGACAAGCCCGAATCGAAAAAGCCCTTGAAGAAAACGTAAACTTTACTTTGGATACTTCTTTGGGTTATCCAGCTTCAAAATTAGACAGTAAGGTATATTATGAGGAAGCCTCATTCTTAGCCGATGCACCTACTTTAAAAACATATGTGGCCAATCCAAACCATATTGGATGCCACACTTTAGGCAGTTCAGAAAAAGCATTCAAAGGCACTCAGGAAATGGAACGCGAAGTACTGGATGTCCTTGCAGCAGATATTTTTAAGGCTCAGCCAAAATCCTACGATGGGTACATTTCACCAGGAGGAACCGAGGCCAACATTCAGGCCGTCTGGATGTACCGCAATTATTTTATTGACAAACTTGGCGCAAATCCTTATGAAATTGCGATTTTAGCATCTGAAGACACCCATTACTCCATCCCAAAAGCATCTAACATATTGATGCTGGACTGGCTGAAAGTACCTGTCGATTTTGAAACGAGAGAAATTGATACTTTTCGATTGGAAAACATCATCATAAAGGCAAAAAAACAAGGAAAAAAATATTTCATCATCATCTCAAATATGGGAACTACTATGTTTGGGGCAATTGACAATCCAAATGATTATGTCCAGGTTCTGGAAAAACACCATCTCATTTATAAAATACACCTTGATGCGGCCTATGGCGGTTTTATCTATCCTTTCAGCAATCGGGATTCAGAGCTGAATTTCGAAAATCCAAAAATCAGTTCCATAACTATCGATGCTCACAAAATGTTGCAGGCACCTTATGGAACCGGAATTTTTCTTTGCCGTAAAGGATTAATAGAAAACGTTTTGACCAAAGAAGCAGAATATATAGAAGGAATGGATCTAACCCTTTGCGGCAGCCGGTCAGGATCTAATGCAGTTGCAACATGGATGATTCTGTTCGCTTACGGACCCTTCGGATGGTGCGAAAAAATACGGGTTCTGCAAATGAGAACACAATGGCTTTGTGATCAATTGGACGAATTAGGCGTTGCCTATTTTAGAGAGCCATTTATGAATATCGTTACTATTCAGGCGCAATTTATCAAAGAATCTTTGGTCAAAAAATTTGATTTAGTCCCACAAAAACACAACGGAGAAAATTCATGGTATAAAATTGTGATTATGGATCATGTAGAAGTAGATCATTTGAGTACTTTTATAGACGATCTAAAAAAAACACTTTATGTTAAAAAAAACATTACGGACAAAGTATAA
- a CDS encoding 5-formyltetrahydrofolate cyclo-ligase — translation MLKKTLRTKYKTLRNELSEIEIEEKSLAIANEILKLPIWDKTYFHVFLSIEEQKEVNTEFILHLLSGKDKEIVISKSDFVTREMTHFLLTDNTKIKKNEYNIPEPIDGLEVPATKIDVVFVPLLAYDIKGNRVGYGKGFYDKFLSQCKPETIKIGLSFFEPEESILDLFENDILLDYCVTPNGIYRF, via the coding sequence ATGTTAAAAAAAACATTACGGACAAAGTATAAAACACTGCGAAATGAACTATCTGAAATTGAAATAGAAGAAAAAAGTCTGGCTATTGCCAATGAAATACTTAAACTCCCAATTTGGGACAAAACCTATTTCCATGTTTTTTTATCCATTGAAGAACAAAAAGAAGTCAATACCGAATTTATTCTTCACCTCCTTTCTGGAAAAGATAAAGAAATCGTGATTTCAAAAAGTGATTTTGTGACTAGGGAAATGACTCATTTTCTTTTGACAGATAATACCAAAATCAAAAAAAACGAATACAATATTCCCGAGCCAATAGACGGACTGGAAGTACCTGCTACAAAAATCGATGTAGTTTTTGTACCGCTTTTGGCTTATGACATAAAAGGAAACCGTGTGGGTTACGGAAAAGGATTTTATGACAAATTCCTCTCACAATGCAAACCCGAAACCATTAAAATTGGCTTGTCTTTCTTTGAACCGGAAGAATCAATTCTGGATCTTTTTGAAAATGACATTTTGCTGGATTATTGTGTTACTCCAAATGGAATATATCGGTTTTAA